The genomic interval CTAAAAGGATAAAACAGACAGGTGATGAAACAACAGGAAcaactttggaaataaaaggaAACGAGATACTCAAACAAAGGGGTAAAATAGGAACAAAATGTAAGACGAAAAACACTATTACATTGACGCATTTAacatagaatttatatatatatatatatatgtatatgtatatatttatatttacttgaCTAGACATGATCTGAGTCCACGGACTGTAACGTGCATGCTATATAGCAGATATTGATCCAGCTCCAATAATTATGAAAAACGTCTTAAAACTGATTGGCGTGATTCTAGTGATCTACAGACATATATTAATTGGCATTATATGGACGTAACTCTTTTAACTCTTCCATGCATACATGATTACATGAATATTCGCTAGCTAACCGGCCTAGTGATCTGAGACAAGCTTATATCGAGACACCGCCATGTGGGTTGATTTTAGAATGCTCACGCAAAGAAAGCGAGAGAGAGATCATGGAGGTACTATGTCTAGCATGCATGAATGGAGGTCTCCGTCAATCAGTCACAGTCTCCCCCATTACTTCTTCGAAAGTAGTCCAGAGCAGGCTGAGGCCTGATATGGTTAGTGGACTTTTTTACTTCAATTACAATGAATTCATCTCATGAAGAGTTCATTTTAAAGAGCCCCATCGAACTACCTTGAGAAAAAGTAGTTGGCCCATGGGTATATATGCATTTTACAGCTTAAACATCCCTTTCTTACAAGATAGgcggttttaatttttatacatgtcaaaaaatgaattaaaaaaatgaaaaattattattgctATAAAGTCATTTGAAGAGTTTGGTAAGAAGCTGTACGGAGATGTTTGATGAATGAGATGATgttagaattttgtgaataatagtacaatagtttgtaaatagtagtgtgatatatattttttttttgtaaggagTGTAGGGGATCGAACTCAGGTTTTTCATTTGGAGAATCAGGCTATATTTCATCAGGTCATTAGGCTCTTGGTAATGgtgtgagataatttgagttaaatatttattgagttttgagaaatgagagaaaaaagttagaataaaaaaattataaaattaaaatattgataggatataattttttatttttattttaacatttgaaaaaatttgaattattttttattttttgtttggaaatttgaaaaatttgtaataattagtttaaaagtatttatatttgaatgatatttgagaaggaaatgagatgagatgagatgagataagatgtactaatatttgtttccaaacatacCCGTAGTTGAGGATGGGATGGTTAGTTGCGTCCCTTGATTTCCATTGCTTTGATACTTTTTCCGGCAAATTTCTACCAAACGACATCCCAAGGAATCAACTCACTATAATGGTTAGGcgaagttatttatttttctgaatcATGTCCTCTTTTATCCTAATTTGCCGTTGTTTTCGGGTGTTGCTAACTGATTTGCCATATTTTATGTAGGGATTTAAAGAGTTTTGAGTGAAACTGAAGTTGATTCGGCACTGTTAATTTCAACTACTTTACCTAATGATCATGAGTACCATTGACATAGACAATTTTACTTTTGACAAATTGGTCCTTAACGGaactaaataattataaagaggAGTACTACTGTACTAGGAATAGGGCTGCCGCCACGCGACAAATGGTAGACAGATCAAATCCAGCTCCCATACCTTATAATACCATTTAAAACCCCAACTGTTGGACTCATTCCTTCGATGAAAAGATTCATTTACAAGCGTCCTTTTTACACAATCGGTGCATTCTTGACGTGGAAGCCTTTTAcattatttatgtttaaaaaattaacgttTAGGGTTTTCTAAAATTGTAATGGATCTAAGAATAAGTGATATGCTATTCTCTCGTTTGGTTATGTAattcagataaaataaaataaaattttttgttaaaaattaaataaaatattgttagaatataattttttaatataatttttattttaaaatttgaaaaaattaaaatttttattatattttgtgtgaaaatttaaaaaaattataatcataacatgagatgagataagatgattttacgTATTCAAACCAGACCTACACACCGATTTATGTATAGTAAAACTATTCTTTTGTCGGTCgtcaattatcattttttacattcttCTCTTTAATTTTACTTGTCCCTTTTATACTCTTCAAACTATTTTAGTTTcgataatgaaaaataaacaattttttccATGACAACCCTTTAACATAATTACGATgctttaaagaataatattagatacaattatgtattgtataaatattacatgttcattttgaaaaaatgtgattcattattaataaaaattaagtttttttatatgagttttatatttacttatttttttaaaaataaatatgtaaaacttggaatatcatttttgtattttaaataaacaaaacttatataaaataactcataaaagtattattattttataaaaatatcttcattgaTTGCGCCTCTTTCATTGCTCTCAGTATTTGTGAGGACATTCGCCGATTACATTGGAACCGCCCTTTGCAACCTTTGGGCCTTGATTTGTCTTaccaataatataaaatgataatgaaataatttgtaaattatagttaaataatttaagttaagaaattctatgagattttgaaaaagaagaaagaaaatgttaaattaaaaaattacgaagttaaaaaaatattagaatataattttttaatataatttttattttgaaaattaaaaaaataaattattttttatgttttgtttgaaagtttgtaaaaattataatgagtatgtaatgattagatcaaaaaattgaaaaagtaaaaaatttaaaattgaaaaatgtttatatttaaatgttgagatgagatgaaataagataaattgaagaATTTGTGAAACTAGCCGGCCTTAgccttatttttttaagaataaataaaaaactgaagAATCAAGCTAGCTCTAGCACAATTCCCTTTTGTCAAGGTCATGTCATTATCAAAGAAGGTTGGGCTAATAATTTTCTAGACCCTGCCTACTTTGCGGAAGTGGCCTACCACGATATTAATTTGGTGGCTAtttagaagggaaaaaaaaaacatacagataacaaaattaaaacgATATGTACATTAATTCAAGTTTATACACGTAATAGATTCATCATAATTCATGTCTTCGATCCTTCTTGAACTTTAAcgaaaatatttgaattttttaagcaTAAAAAATCTTCTTAACTACATTAAACTTTAAGGATACCATGCAGGTCCCCACAAAGCcatgcatataaatatatatatatatatatatataatataaatacctCTCTCTAATCACTATGTTTATGATCATTTGTTTTTGGCGTCTATGATTTATATTCGTTATTATCATGATGATGGGTCATGGGTGGTTTGGGGGCGGGGGCCATATCCTCCATTGCTCTCAAGTGCATTACTCCCTTAATTATGGCATCCTAGCTCACTTTAGTTAGTCCCGTTTTCGCCGCCGCCTCTACGACTTTCGGTGTTCCTTTTACCTTGATCTTGTATTAGGAAAATTCTCCAACTTTTACTTGTATCCTACCGATCAGAGACACATCGATCCCACCCctcaattatatatgtttgatgCTTCTATACAGCTAATATCTTCTACCCAAGAAGAGAATaaatatctaatatttatactaataaaaACATCAATACGTAAAAGTCGGATATATAATTTGAATCATGAAACGAGGCTCGTGCTTCAACTTTACcattctcctttcttttcttttttttcttgtatttatatgtattttattatatgctTTAGCTGCAAGCATTACAAAGAAAGTAGAGGCTATATGTAAGAAAGCAGCCCTCTTGTacactttttttgttttttttctttaatttgaagGAGGGACATTTTGAACTCTAAACCTCTATTTTAGAGGTTGAGATTATGCCAATCGGGTTAACTCTTCTATTCCACTTTAAAGATAAAAGCAAATGATCAAAAGTTTGCCTCCTCTCCCTCAGTCActcctttcttttaaaaaccaTCCAAACTCACTCAATTACAATAACCAAAAGCCACTTGCAGATGCAGTAATTCATCAAGCAGAAGATCtaacaaaagagagaaaagaaaaggatagaAGAGATTTAAGCGAGTGCCATGAATGGAAGAGAAGCCAATAAAGCAGCTCCTTCGGCTGATCTGCTAGTATGTTTTCCTTCTCGAGCCCACCTAACACTAATGCCCAAGCCCATATGCAGCCCAGCAAGACCTTCCGAGACGAACAAGCGCCACCGCAGCCACAGGCACCATCGCGGCGGCCACCTGATGAAAAGAACGAGCACCAGAGGTGGCGTCCAGGACAGCCCTTTGCTATGGTCCAAAACCAAGCCAATGGGCTCGGAGATCTCGGAACCGACGTCCCCGAAAGTCACGTGCGCCGGGCAGATCAAGGTCAGGTCCAAAAGCAGTTCATGCAATAGCTGGCAATCAGTCAtggaagaagttgaaaaaattcatataaacgGAAAACATAAAAAGAGACCCAGTTGGGTTGAAGCTCTCGGGTTAAAGAAAGATGTAATGCAATTCTTGACGTGTTTACGAAGCATAAGATTTGATTGTCGGTGTTTTGGGACATTTCGTAAGTCAGATATAACTACTGAGGATGAAGACGGCGAAGAAGATGGAGAATATCGGGAAAATGACGTGGGCTTCGAGGGGAGTACTGATGGCAATGAGGCTTCAAGAACTGCATTCTCCAAATGGTTCGTGGTTCTACAGGAAAACCAGAATAACATGTTGtgcaaagaagatgatgaaaaagagatagagagaccATCTGATGATGAATGTAATATTGCTGCTCCTCCACCAAATGCTTTGCTGCTTATGCGCTGTAGATCTGCTCCTGCAAAAGGTTGGttggaagagaaagaagaagagaggcATGATGAggaagacgaagacgaagacgaaAAAGGTAcaggaaaaggagagagaaaagcaAAGAGTTTGAAGTGTTCAATGGAGGGAGAGAAGAGAACGAAAAAAGAGAACATGGTTGTGATGAAATACGACACTGATTTCTGCAAAATCTCGTCTGATGTAGCAAAGGAGACATGGCTTGCCGGTGGAATGAGAGATCCAATTTCAAGAAGTCGAAGTTGGAAAAGATGATGATCTTGGTGCATGATTATTTCACctgttatgttttaaatttaaattttaccaATTAAATTTTAGTCTTTTTATCCTTTTCAATAATAagttttctttatatattttttcctattttccGGCCCCCATCATCTTATGCGGGAAAACTGAAAAATCCGACAGTCCCATTATAGTATAGTAACCTTTGTTGTCTTTAATATTCCTGCCGTGACATGAAAATCACATCACATTTGTAcagcttttctttcctttccctgGAGAAGATTTTGCTTTTCATGTACATTCTCGTGATGAATAAAGACTGTCACCTAGTTTTTAAtgtccttaaaaaaaaattaagaacctTCTCATGCATATGATCTTAAGTACTGTGCAGTGCATGTTTGTTTAGGCTAAGagttgataaatattttgtcaGCTCCACCGATCCATATCAATGTTATCTAAATATTACACCATCAATGCAGTTTACGGTAAACACGggtttcatttgttttcacaacacttctcaactcaactcttcTCATcccatcattacaattttttcaaattcacacataaaataaaataaacaactcaaaattttcaaaacccaaaacaaaaataatattaaaaaaatatattctaacaatattttatttaattttcaactttcattttaattcatctcatcttatctcatgatctgcgaaaacaaacaaggcccttatgagttgagatgagatgaattgagatgaattaagatgaaagttgaataaaatattgttagaatattattattttttgttttagaatttgaaaaaattgaattgtttattatattttgtatgagaatttaaaaaaattgtaataattaaataggatgagttgagatcaactctgaatccaaatggGCCTAAATGTTAGTAtatcatagttttttttttccaaggcgcgcattttataaataatattaaaaggaacatatatttgtttttcaatattaCAAGCTCGGGGTCTTTTTcattagagaaatactttagtcataaatgaattatataaaaataacctcACAAAATGATATGGCTTGATATGATTtgtagattgtaaaattattatttttattgtagaaTAAACCTaatagattacataaaattacgtcaatttataagattatttttatataattcttaattTGTAACTGTAGCACTCATCTTTTCACTATGAAAGATAAGAAGACACATGTGGAATTTGGTTTAAGGGTATGCTACTAAAATGGTTATTGGATTCTGCCCGTTGTCCTCTACATGCGCTAGTCGATTTTGGAACTGATGTATCTTCTGAACCTTCTATCTATTAAAATTTTGTAGGGTGATGCAcggtaatattatatatcttgtacttatatatgtatcaataaaaaacacatctcaaaatttttgataaaaactctaaaattaatTTACCAAACATGATAGCCGAAAGCCAAAAGTGTTGTATGAATGATAATCTGTCCAACCTTTCAATTTCACGACACACAATTGGAATATATTTGTACGTGAAGATCATCcttctaatcacaaattacTATCAATATCTATTTTAACACACAAATAGAGGCTTAAAGGTTACGTACTACATTCACATtcaaaagcaagaaaataaaaatcgttGAAGTACAAAGAACACCCTAAAGTTTCACTTCACTTGTAATTTCGTACCAAGCTGATTAATTTCCCTCACTCCTCTTCTTCCACTTCAGTGTGCAATGCCAGCAGCAAAGTAACAGAGATTTCCACGTACTTAGCCCAATTTATTATATGATGGGCTTCAATTCCTTCCttcttaatttgtaaaattagaaGCTTCCTGTCCCATGATGCCTATGCACAAAATTATATCCACTTTTGCTTTTGTACAAATATATGTATGATCTTCAACTGCTGTACAATTTGACTGAAGTTTCCAATACTTCACGGTCGTTGCCTGGAATTTCTTTCACCCTTGTTCCGTTCTTGTATATCTTGAAGGCCGGAACGGACCTTACACGCTCTGATTTCGCTAAGTAGGGGTGGTCTTCGATCTCAACCTGGATTTATTGACAAATACCTACCTAAATCAGTTAATGCTCCTCTCAAAAGAAGTTTCACAAAACCCAACTCCGATGAAaccagaaaaggaaaaaaaaaactatatatatatatatatatatctatcttaaAGGTGGAGTTGGCTATATATGATCTATCCAAACCTTCAGGAAGTTGATTGATGGGAATTTCTGGCAAACTTGCTCCAGGACTTGCAACACTTGCTTTTGGGTCGTTTTCTTACAAAAAAGCACCACGGACATCCCTGTCATTTATATAACTGGTAAATTTGTTTGGTCTAAAATCCTTATATATGTtgaaggaaaatactttaattacaaaaagattacacaaaaataaactcataaactgatgtggtacgtcagatcgtgtaaagttacttttattataaagtagatttaatgaattttataaagttacatcagtttgtaaatttattttgtatagtcAGTTTGTGTCTGTACCCAATTCTcaaattaaaaactatgtaaaatGTAACACGACAGGATTGAAAATGACAAAGTCTAGACGAGAAGAAATGATTTACCTGGTGAGGTTACAAAGTGTCTAAAACGTTCATGACTAGTGATGAAAATCAAATTTGGACCAAATTTTAGGTCCTTAATGTCTTCACCACGTAGCTTCTTAAGCTGGACATGGGCCTCAAACAAAGCCCTGCCCACTTCCTCATCCCCGGGAGTCTCTCTTATCAATATCTCATAGTCTTGAACTGCAGCTTCCCATCTTTCCAACTAATTTCCCAAAAACCATAAAAACAGATCAAAGTGATAgcaaataacataaacatttcaaGTGACAATAATTAATACCTTGGAATTACAATCTGCCCGTCGTAGCCTAGCCTTGCTATAAGAAGGCCGCACGCTCAGGGCTGCTGTGCAGTCTTCAACAGCTTTCTCAAATTGACCCAGCTTTGACCGACAGGCTGCTCGGTTGCACAGCAGAACTGAGTTATAAGGATCATTTTCTAGGCCTTCACTGTATACCCCACACGCTTCAGAGAATTTTGATGCCCTGAAGAGCAGATTTCCGCTCAATCGAGCTGATGCTGATGCTCTAGCCCCGATTACCACTGTATTCACCTCCTTGTCGCTTGGGTCAAGTCTAGCTGCATGTTGAGATGCTGCCACTGCATCCTCAAACCTGTCCAACATTGTTTTATGCTAACTGACGTTAACGTACGTGGAAGGCTTCTACATTCATTAacaaatagatttttctttagCATATCAACCTTTCTTCCAATTAATAGGTAGTGAGTTGTAAAGAGCAATGAGAAGTTTCTTTGTCATTAGAAAGCAACAAGAACTGGGCAAATCTaaagggtagtgatagggttagtATTCATTTACTACTTACagttatttcaagttttttatttttttattattttttaagtattttttaaatatttttaaccataaaaaaattaaaaaatatataattttattaataattacttccttaattattaaataaaataaaaaaaaatcaaatataaaataaatagtaaataaataataggaaGATGATAATTCTATCATTTTCCGATTCAAAAAGGTTCGAACTTTctagattaatataatttctgttTTGCTTGGCGTGCGTTTTGGTTCTTGTGCAATGAACTTGCAGTCCAACCAAATGGTTCCATACGTGACTTCTTccatatatttgttttgaaacCAAAACTATCATTGTTCTGTGTAATCATACTTGCTCCAAAAGTTTAAACCGATTggaaagataaatttaattatgttCTTCAATAACTTGAGAAGTTTCCAGTAACTTTCTTGATACCGACAGTCATTTCAAATAAGAAAACAGGTCACTGAAGTACAGTAATTTGCAGAATTTggacaagaaaaacaaaaaattacggTATTCGACATATTTGACCAAGCACTCCTACGCAAACTGCCAGACTTGCAAACATTCCCAAATGCAGGGGAACGACTTGATATGATTTACTGTGCATATTCTTTACTGGTCAACTTTAATGTACAAGTGTAAATACGGAAATCCTTGTGCCCCTGCTCAGGTTAAAGTGAAATAATAGTTATAACTGGGAGTGTATAAAtactttgtaattattttaaaaaaatgaataaatatgagatttatatgaaaaaataatatttttttaataatagatcctatttttttttaaaataactacaTGGTATTTGCACATTCTACAACTATACGTAGcattatttcaaattaaataccCACCATTTTCAGCCGCTAGATTTCTTGACATGTAATTTAACTTGAGAAGATGCTTCTGAAACTTCAAGTTAAAAAGATATAAACACATGAGATGTGTCTGGCAGCATTTATTGTCATTCGTGTGAGTTTTTTGGACAGTAATAAATTGAGAAGACTTCAAATTCGTATGAAAAATTGAGAAGATATCTGCCAGATCAAACATCAAGATTGATATGAGAGCAACAAACCTGCCAGCTGCCAGGAAAACCAGTGCCTCAATCATCATTATGTAAGCACTACCTGAAGGGCCAAACAGCCTTGTACAAAAATCAATACTGAAGTTTGGTGCCTTCTGGTAGGTCGCATAGGCTTCTTCATGTCTACAAAGGTTCAGCAAGGCCTCGGTTTGCAGAGCGTAGACCTTTCATGTTTTTTAATCAGAAATCAGAATACCAAAGGTGCCAAATGGAATAACAACGACAAATATCAACCTCCAGCATGTATGTGAAATGGGAACCAAGagcgctagctagctagctaaccTGTGGTGCTGAGTCAGCACAGGAAGATATTGCTGACTGGGTTTCCTTTAGCAGAGTATTCCACTCTTTTAGCTTACGAGCCTTGGTGCACCTGCTGAGTTGTCTCTGTAGAGACTGAGCTTGGGCTATGTCTTCCGAGTCAGCATAGGCGCCAGAGTATTTGCAGTGATACATTGCGTTCTGTGCTTCTCCCACTCTGCATCACACACATGTTATAGTCTCCTTTATGGAAATTTTTACAAGGATGAAATACGGGAAAAACCTTTCTGAATTCTTATCGAGTAAAAGAGAGAATGACAGGTGAATACCTGAGATACAGTTTTGCCATACGATGATGAGCTCTATGATATGAAGGCACTATCCGAATAGCTTCTTGGCATTCAAAGATAGCCTCCGCAAGCCGGCCTAGACCTATCAAAGCGGCACTCTTATTGCAATGATAGGAGGATTTATTTGGATCGAGAGCTATGGCTCGTTCATATTGTGCTAAGGCCTGTTCAAATCTTCCCTGCTTATATGCATCATTTCCCAGAGACTTGAACGCTTCAGGATCTAATTTATTCACCGGACCTCGAAACTGTCTATATTTATCACTACTCTTCCTGACAATGTTGCCCATAATAGCATTGCTGCCAGTTTTCCCAACGCCATTTTTGGGGTTAGGCATGGAGCTTTTCTCTTGAAGATTTCCGGAAAGGTAATTCACAGTTTTAACAGTGGCATTGGGACTGTTATTTGCTACCAATTTCCCTGGCCCTGTCTGCCGCAAGTTACCGAGGTGGCCTAAAAGCATTACATTGCTTGATGTGGCTCGAACAAGGGCTTTGCTTTCACTTAATTGCTGGGAATCAGTTGCCATCCTAGTCAGCTCTGTACTGTCTCCGGGGGGCTCTCTTTTCGGCTTCCTTTCATCTCCGGTGTCCGGGAGCCGAGACATTTTTCTTTGGCCTGAACTAGTACTGCAAGATGATGTTGAGTTTCTAGGAGCATCGGACAGTCTTTGACCTTGAATGTGAGAGGCAGGAAGCCTGGAATGAAGCGAGATAGAGTTCCTTGCGAGGGGTTGTTCATTGAGTTTTGGTGCAGGTTTACCTAAATTGGATGCTGCGGGAGCAGACACACCGGAGCTGCTTCTGTGCCTCTTGGAATTTTCAGCACTCTTTGCATTGACTACATCATTGCTAGTGTCTGCCGGAAGTGAATGCACAGAAGTTCTTCTCGGCCAGTAGCTCCGGCGTTGGAAGATTCCCCCTATAAAACCACAACCCAAGTGATCACCAGCTACTTTGCACTTTATTTCCGCCATAGAGGAGTCAAAATCgtatacaaattttattgaatctGGAAAGAATTacaaaaggagagaaaataatcaaaagaaGGCTTGAAAATGAAGGATGTTGTATGGAAGGCAGACTTGGATAACGTGTATGTATATAAAAGCTCGCAGCCTGGTAGTGTGGCTTCCaagaaaacaactttttaactttgGAATTTTTGAGAGGGGGAAGAAGTAGGGAGGGCTCAAGACTTACAAAGGAAGAACCACatattaaagaaattattaaaaaataaaatccctgTATAAATAAAGATGCCTAAAATATCACTTCAATGAATATCATAATGCCCACATGATACAAAAAGGAGAACCGGACGTTTTTACAGCTAAGATTGattgatttacttttcctaAGCAACTTATAATCAAGATACCTCTTTAGCCTATTTTGGTGGCTTCAAGTGATATTGCAGCCAGAGGCTCCATGCCAATATATTCATTAATAAAACCTCAAACATATGTACAAGAAGACAAGGGACATGGATGGAACAAATATAAATCACccgatttatatttttatgctcTTTGATCGGAAAATAATAGAAACGTGCACTTGTcattaattgtaaatttgttGTTGAAATGACCGACCTGGCTGGCGTTTTGCAAAACCAAGCCCCTCCTTGTAATTTGCCTTATCTTAGAAAAAGATAGctatgtaatataatataaataataaaatttatctcttgtttaaatttttgagataagtgatgatttcacgTAATAACAGAACAGAAGTTCTGAATTCGAATCATGACTTTACATtctatctatttaattaaatattccatgtGTTGAGCCTACTCATTGAAGAAGAGACTGGTCCACACGTGAGGGagagtgttaagaatataatacaaataataaaatctacttcttcTCATTGACTTAAACTTTTAAGACAAATAGTGATTTCACACTGTTAGCTTTTTAGGTTGCTATGGTcatctctttcaaaaaaatttgcaGAGCCATTCATTTGAAAATCGAAAATTTAGAAGTTGAGATGGAATGATATTTGATTCATGCTGTAGATCCATTGTCTAAATCACCAAAATTCGGAACATTTTACCCAAGAAGTGaaaaagaggataaaaaaaCCGATGTGTTCATTAATGTTATAATAGCCCATAATGATTGTGTTTCACTAGCTATATGGGTAAATCGTTCTTCATTAGTTACT from Juglans microcarpa x Juglans regia isolate MS1-56 chromosome 4S, Jm3101_v1.0, whole genome shotgun sequence carries:
- the LOC121263025 gene encoding uncharacterized protein LOC121263025, with translation MNGREANKAAPSADLLVCFPSRAHLTLMPKPICSPARPSETNKRHRSHRHHRGGHLMKRTSTRGGVQDSPLLWSKTKPMGSEISEPTSPKVTCAGQIKVRSKSSSCNSWQSVMEEVEKIHINGKHKKRPSWVEALGLKKDVMQFLTCLRSIRFDCRCFGTFRKSDITTEDEDGEEDGEYRENDVGFEGSTDGNEASRTAFSKWFVVLQENQNNMLCKEDDEKEIERPSDDECNIAAPPPNALLLMRCRSAPAKGWLEEKEEERHDEEDEDEDEKGTGKGERKAKSLKCSMEGEKRTKKENMVVMKYDTDFCKISSDVAKETWLAGGMRDPISRSRSWKR
- the LOC121262858 gene encoding TPR repeat-containing thioredoxin TTL1-like, translated to MAEIKCKVAGDHLGCGFIGGIFQRRSYWPRRTSVHSLPADTSNDVVNAKSAENSKRHRSSSGVSAPAASNLGKPAPKLNEQPLARNSISLHSRLPASHIQGQRLSDAPRNSTSSCSTSSGQRKMSRLPDTGDERKPKREPPGDSTELTRMATDSQQLSESKALVRATSSNVMLLGHLGNLRQTGPGKLVANNSPNATVKTVNYLSGNLQEKSSMPNPKNGVGKTGSNAIMGNIVRKSSDKYRQFRGPVNKLDPEAFKSLGNDAYKQGRFEQALAQYERAIALDPNKSSYHCNKSAALIGLGRLAEAIFECQEAIRIVPSYHRAHHRMAKLYLRVGEAQNAMYHCKYSGAYADSEDIAQAQSLQRQLSRCTKARKLKEWNTLLKETQSAISSCADSAPQVYALQTEALLNLCRHEEAYATYQKAPNFSIDFCTRLFGPSGSAYIMMIEALVFLAAGRFEDAVAASQHAARLDPSDKEVNTVVIGARASASARLSGNLLFRASKFSEACGVYSEGLENDPYNSVLLCNRAACRSKLGQFEKAVEDCTAALSVRPSYSKARLRRADCNSKLERWEAAVQDYEILIRETPGDEEVGRALFEAHVQLKKLRGEDIKDLKFGPNLIFITSHERFRHFVTSPGMSVVLFCKKTTQKQVLQVLEQVCQKFPSINFLKVEIEDHPYLAKSERVRSVPAFKIYKNGTRVKEIPGNDREVLETSVKLYSS